A window of Epinephelus lanceolatus isolate andai-2023 chromosome 3, ASM4190304v1, whole genome shotgun sequence genomic DNA:
GGAAGTTTAAGGAAGGTGACGCAGAAATGTTGTCTTTCCAGTTTCGCTCCACCTCTGACTGCAGCTCTGACGGTGAGGTTTGTTCTTCCTCATATTTAGACCTGATTTTAATCACATTATTTTTCCTTGACTTAGCATGAATAGAAGCTAACCTGTGATCTAGTTACATGTTTTTAGTGGAAGCACTGAGCAGTGTAGGCACAATGTGAAAAGTGGAAGAGTAATGCCGGGTTCAGACTACATGATATCAGCCCGATTATAGCCCAATGTGGTGTCGTACGGTGTCTCAACTCTGCcactattgttttattttattcctttatatcctccattatgaagaaagaacattctttgctagcttgatgctaatggcagtactcagcgggttgataaagtgcctctgctgtttcctttttactctgtgtgctaacgtccctacaggaaatatctaaaagcCTGGGCTGTTGCTGTCCTACAGTTtccacggcagcagatcgctctgtgttcctattggtcaaagtgacggctgtgacgggagaagaaaatcaaacatgctagactttctgtggGGAcgtcgtctactatgacacactacacaagatAAAGCAATGGATTATTGCGTACGACACTCATAgtctcagctgagagaatcccttcattttctaaaaaaggcttttattgtgaaacatttgcaggaacttcctgtggaagatttAGTGCgctacttcaaatgtagctccgccCATCTGGTGACGCTTTTTACATTACTACAGTAACATTTCAGCTgagacatgaacagacacagtgactgatataatactaataataatgaagataggacaagaataatctgatgacatcacacagcatGAAAGACGCCCAGGTATGATTGGTCATGGACCAacatgtagtctgtcatgtctgtcagccaagtcacggcacgactTTATGACTCCACAGTCACCTAATGTGACATAATGACTGTTGGAACAGACAAAactgttgtgtagtgtgaacccagCATAAGAATACTCAATACTACTGGCAGCTCAAACAACTTCCTGGACGATTCTAAAAAGGCGTCATCAAGgtgtgtcagtgtttggttaACAGTACAGTGACTCCATGCTGGTTGTTCCTTTGTGTTGTGATCCATCCAGTGGTCGCTCTGTGCCATAACACCAGGAAGTGACAGTATAATGGAGACTTGTCAGCTGTCAGTGATTAAACAAGTTCGACCAAAGTCATTTCAACTTTTGAAGGAATAGTTAAAccgcaaaaaaaaacacagcttgtTGTTTTCTTGGTGCATCAGCAGTGGATTTTAATGTAGTAAACCTGATCACGTGGCCTCTGACTGAGtgtggtgtttgtgttgtgtttgtgttgcagggAGGAGAAAGCAGAAGGCAGCCAAAGAGAGGGCAGGCCTGGCAAAGGTGAGCACCAACACCACACTGTGCCGTAACACTTCCTGAAATCAGCTGTCAGTTCACAACAAATCAGTGTGCGTTATGGTAAGGGGAAAAAACTGATGAAGTTGTAAAGTATAGTAAAATATTTCTCAGTgactcaaaaatgcaaaaacattttagtgaaataacagtttataacaggttgggagagagttactgccccaggCAAAGGAGTTCAaatatctcggggtcttgttcacgagtgagggtagaatggagcgtgagatggatcagcggaCTGacgtggtgaagagagagctgagccagaaggaaAAGCTTTTGATCAATGGCCCATCTACCTCATGAGCTTCAGGTCATGACccaaagaatgagatcgcagatacaagtggctgaaatgagttgggctgggctcagccttaagggggatttatacttgtgtggcagACCCTACGCTGCCGCCTACGCACGTGGTAACACAAATGTATCGGAGCAGCAACAGgggttctgattggctgacacaGGAGCTGTGTTGGTGTGATTTGTGTGCAGAGTCTGGACAGTCAGAGAGTCACAGTCATCTTTGTGTTAGACCAGGGAGATACTTCCTTTTAACCACGTGTTCATGTAGACAACCTGCTGCATCAAAGGacctgtgtactgtgtgtgttactAGAGGATTAACACAACAAAGATGTGGTATTACTGTAACTGTGTATAATTTTGTGAAATAGTTTGATTTGGAATGACGTGTCGTTAAAGGGAGTAAAGGGGGTCCGACGTTGTTGACAGGCTATCACACAAAGTGAACTGCTACCTcaaataaaattacagatttctcAGTATAGTTGGAAACATTCTGGACAGTGTAAGTACACAACTCAACAAATATATAGAATAGCTTCAGACAACACGGACATGAAAATCTCACGTTACCTTGTTACCTATTATATCTCCAGAAACAGTAAATATGATCAGCTGTACTCACCAGTGTTCAGCAGACACTCTGCCGTGTTGTTGACAAAGACCTGATGAAGTCAGTTTAATGTTTTTTCTAAGAGACACAGGTCCGTCTCAACTGTCTGAACTCTACTGCGACACTTGTCAACCTTTAAGGAAGTTTAAGGAAGGTGACGCAGAAATGTTGTCTTTCCAGTCTCGCTCCACCTCTGACTGCAGCTCTGATGGTGAGGTTTGTTCTTCCTCATATTTAGACCtgattttaaacacattttttttctgctggcTCAAGGTAACACCTCCTTCACAGTCAGATTCATGGGATTTCAGTGGTTCTTGTGTCAGAGTCCTTCCTCTGGTCTGTGTGGAGTCTCTCAGTGCATCTTAACGTCTCGTGCTTGTGCTTCGCTCCACAGGAGACTATGAGAAAGGTGTGGACCACCTGACCAACGCCATCGCGGTGTGCGGTCAGCCTCAGCAGCTGTTGCAGGTGCTGCAGCAGACTCTGCCTCCACCCGTCTTCCAGATGCTGCTCACCAAACTGCCCAGCATCAGCCAGGTGGGCCACACACTTCATTCTTTAGTCTTTACATGGTTCTCCGCTAGTCTTCATGTTCTCTCACACAGAAACAAGAACCACCAGAACAAACAgtttaaaatcacacagtaTCAATAAAGACAAATATAAAGATCAGACAATAAGTTAAGGACTcgacatgaaaacaaaattttcacaaataaaacaacttatCAAAAACAACTAAAGGGACTTTTTGAAATGAAATCTGCTTGTGATGAGTCTGATGTTGAAGATGGGGAGTTTATTAAAGAACAATTCTCATCATATAATGTGTTAATGGACCAGAAACCAGCAGCTGATCAGAGCTCACTTCACATTTTAGTGGTGGAAAAAGTAAAGTATATAGTAAATATGgtttactgcagtaaaaatactaaaaccacacagtgaaaacacttcaagtaaaagtcctgcattgaaaagcTCACTTAAAGGGAaagcttggatttttttgaagaGGGTTGTATGGGACacttatctatagtcagtgtattacacacagtagatgtcagtcggcacggCCCAGTTTGgtgaagcaggcaggagtctgacatggacgctaaatgatatattttggtggtttgagttgaaggtgtgagaaagaatagtatcagtaacattgttaacactgtgctacattacagagaaatacaaaccgtactaatgaaccttcattattataggcctatattttatctccaagtgcacgtcacacactgagcgagccgcctgttaatgacgctgtgggctaatgggcatgtagctacttccatgtttcacatgatacgtcatgtttgtagtcgaccaatgaagatgagtttacatatcaccttgggttcgtccttcaccttctcaaaatgatcccacactttggatttcctgcccgacatgttattaactagcctgtggaataaccgcaggtaccagccctggaaattaacctgactcctgtctgactgcagagcgtggacacttcctgtgtctgtcctttcaaagtaaagtcacacatggtccagtcatatactgtaggtttggatatattttgacaaggtgcagctcctaatagagtttcatatttgtttcttgttttgtcctgcgactaagcgaccaatgaagttttgctgactaatgacctttctggtcgactgttagggggcagccctagaagCTAAGTaatctactgctgtggacggggaagcagcaaaacatgttttagacACCTTAAAATCAAGTGTACGCTATTATTGAGggtatgaaaaaacaaattgtgTTTTGCTGACACTGCTTGGCTACAGCGGCTCATGTGTAAACATGAAAATGCtaatggtcctatctagagccagtgtacAAAGTataatatttacctctgagatgtagtggagtataaGGTTGCATAAAAAGGAAACACTCATGGAAATTACCTTGAATTTGACAGTCCATCTTCATCCTGATTGGTAACTTCACCCTGTTAactctttaatgtgtgtctgtctctgtttgtgttgtctttCTGTCCTGCAGCGTATTGTGAGTGCACAGAGTCTGAGCGAAGACGATATAGAATGAGAGGATGCAGAggaaacacccccccccccccccccccccttcctcaccctcctcctcctcctcctcctcatgtgGACCCTTCCTCCCATGACGACCTGCCAACGCCTCGGCCTCCATCACTCCGGCCGACGTCCATCACTTCCCATCAAGGCGTCCAAAGGGAATTAGTTTTTTATTCCTGGTTTATCCACGACagtagtgtttgtttgttttgacttAAATGACCCATTTTGGGGTGTAAAGAGGATCTGGATCACAACGTCCAGACAAATACAAGAGCCCGTCCCCACTCCACCATCAGTAGGTTTGTACTCATGAGCTGGACTGGCTGTTAACATGAATCCTTCCTTCAGGGTGGTGTAGCTCACATCCTGACAGCATCATGTACCAGGTTTACACTGTCTGACATGTTCATGGTTATCATGATATCAGTCGTAGAAAGTGACACAAACAGGAATCTTCTGTCTGCTCGAAGGCTTCACAAactatttattgtttttgttatcaGTCGTCTTTCTGTTCGCTCTCCACTtggaaacactttttaaaaagtgatgaaatGTTTTGTTCATAATAAAGAGGACGGCCCTCTttaggaagaaaataaaaaatgtgaacaaaTTATAAAGTTGTCttttgagtttattttattatgctTCCACCACCTTAACGTAGTGGAGGGGTTTGCTTGTATCAGTGAACCttggagctgtgttgtccgGGGCTAATAGCTcctggtagggtctcccaaggcaaagtgATCCTACgggaggggccagactaagagCGGTTCAAGAAAACCTTGATGAAACCACACTTGAGGGAAAAGAGTACCTCGCCCAACATGGGGACACTCGGGGAGGGGGGGACTCGCCAACAAGCATCAGGTGGCCAGGCCTAGGGCCATGGGGCCGGGTTCATCCCAAATGAATGACATGGAGCTACCCTGCCCACCACCCACATGGACTCGCATTGGGGCCAGGTGCATTGTGTGCCAGAGAAAGGCAGGGGCGTGGACCCGGGCATGCTGACTCCTGGTGTCGCAGACTGGCTCTGGGGACGGGGAActtcacctctctggcggggaaccAGAGCTGGTGTGGGAGGGAGAGCTACACCAACTAGATAGTTAGGCTCACCTTTGCACACGAGGCCAGTTGAGGAATCAAACTCCTGGCGAGGAGCTTGACTCTTGCTTTTTCGGAAGTTGCCCAAGGTGAGAGACATTGGGCGAGCGTGGGGATACTCACAAGTCCCCAGCTGAATGCCACTGTGTTGGAGTTCTTCCCAAGGAACAAGAAGGTGGCCCCAGTTGGACTGCGAGTAGCTTAGAGGAGGTCTCTGACTGTTGTTTGTGCGTATGCATCGAACAGCAGTACAGAGTACCCGGCCTTCTTGGAGTCTCTGGGCAGTGTCCAAGAAAGGGTACGGGTCTCTATAGTTTTCCTGGGGGACTTCAACCTTCAATACTCACGTGGGCAATAATGGAGGAACCTGGAGGggggtgattgggaggaacaGCCTGCCTGATTTGAACCCAAGCAGTGTGATGTTACTGGACTTCTGTGCTATTCATGAATCGGCCATAAtgaacaccatgttcaaacacaGGGAGGTTCATAAGTGTACTTGGTACCAGAACACCCTAGGCCAAAGATCGATGATTGACTTTGTGGTTGTACCATCAGATCTACGGCCATGTGTCTTGGACACTCtgagtgaagagaggagcagagctgtcaactgatcaccgcCTGGTAGTGAGTCGGATCAGATGCTGGGAAAAGCTGCCAGGAAGACCTAGTAAATCCAAACACGTAATGGGGGTGAACTAGGAACATCTGGCGGAGTCCCCTATTCATgaggtcttcaactcccacctccagaGGAATTTTTTGCGCATCCCAGGGGAGGTTGGGGACATGGAATCCGAGTGGCCCATGTTAAATCCTTCATTGTAGAAGCGGCTGCAAAGATGGACTTTTGGTTGGCCTCAAAGAAGCCAGAGGGGTTGTGGGAGCTTGCCCATCTAGTCTACATGTGCACTGTGGACTTGGAGAACGCATACAACCACATCCCACAGGGAGTTTTGTGGGGTGTACTGCAGGAATACATGGTATTGGGGTTGCTGCTCCAtccggtccctgtatgaccaaagtgagcgCTGTGTCCACATACTTGCACAAAGTCAAACACGATTatggtgggtgttggcctccaccAGGGCTATCCCTTGTCTTTGAttgtgtttgtgatattcatggacaggattcTGAAGCGCAgctggggggaggaaggggtccggtttggtGACCCAAGAATTGCAtatctgctttttgcagatgatgtggttttgTTGGCTTCTttacactgtgacctccagcatgcactggggcggtttgcggcagagtgtgaagcagtcaggatgagagtcagcacctcgtCTGAGGCCACGGTTCCagaaaatgttagaaaatggtGGACTGCCCCCTccaggttgggagagagttacaaCCCCAAGCAAAGGAGGTAAAGAATCTCTGgttcttgttcacaagtgaggatagaatggagcgtgagacgGATCAGCAATTTGGTgcggcgtctgcagtgatgtgggcgctgcGCCGGACCGTCgcggtgaagagggagctgagccagaaggcaaggCTTTTGATTTAcaggtccatctacgtcccaaccctcacctatggtcatgagctctgggtagtgaccaaaagaatgagatcacggatacaagcagctgaaacgAGTTTCTCCtggagggtggctgggctcagccttactgtgcattcacaccaaaagcgtcatgagcgCAAGTTGTCGCTCACGTTCCTGGCATCGTGCTGCCTGGCAGCTCTGGCAGGGCTTGCAGAAGGCTGCCAAGGTGCAGGGCTTTCAAGCTGCGCTGCAGAAGATCTCTTTCTTTCACTGTCCCGCCTTGAGAATATTCACggtctgcaattggctgctgctcgctgctgcTTCGGCAGCgtcgctgctcatttgcataaagttgagcTTCTTTCAACTTCTACTTGATGCTCCGATCGCTGGCATCGCGCTGCTCGCTGCGGCTCGCTGCTGCCAACGCTCCAGACACCCTTCATAGCAAGCatgcattgaaaatgaatggctgccgtCCGCTTATGACGCTAATGACGCTTTTGTtgtgaatgcacagttagagatagggggaggagctcgaACATTGGGAGGGAGCTCGTAGTAAACCTGCTGCGCCTTCACTTTGAAAGGAGGTGGCTTGGAcgtctgatcaggatcctcctgcgCACCTCCCGtcagaggtgtttcaggcatgtcccTGGGGCAGACCAAGACCATGCTggatatctcgtctggcctgggaacaccttgggatctcccaggaggagctggaaagcgtctCTTGGGAGATGGatgtctggagtactttgcttGGCCctctgcccccgcgacccggcctcGAGTAAGTGGTTGAAAATTGAATGGAAACTGGCGATAGTTGCAGGACGAGCCATTATTATTCAAATTTGGCGCGAACGTTCACTTGGAGATGTTATTTACAGGTTTCAAACAGGTTTACTCTGATACCATGTGAACGCAGCATCAGTGGAACAGTTCAACAGCATCTTTGTACAAATTCTATTTAATGCAATACAACAACTACAAAGTTATAAATGGTGTATTTTAATTTAGTCTTTGTCAGAGAAGTGTGATTCAAATTAATTTTAGTGTTGTTCACCTCCAGCagacaacacaaacattttcactgacatATAGAATTAAAACACTTCGGCAAACAAGTGCGCCTGGCCAAGTGGTTGAATTTCCATCGGCTTGCACGTGCTCAGGTGCACTACTCCTCATTGCGTGAGACGGTTTATGCGTTAATTTTTCAAATTAGGACACTTCAGTTTCAGTGTTTGTGAAgtgctgagcatacgactggataaatgatgACTTGGATTgaactgcatgagttgtgtgagtgtttgtaaacacgttttgatgtagttttgctgttgttaaaggtgGACCCCTGTGACTTCTATTCATGGAGAAATTTCTCAGTTGTATGGATTCTTTGTTCccagtggaggcatgcaaggCAAAAGAAATTTCCTTCAAGAATTCAAGGTAACgcggggtgagtaactgataaacaaatgatCACTCTGAAGGTGACGTATTCCTTTAAAGCCTTCTAGGGCTCGATGTTCGTCCGTCCaggaaacaaaatgtatttgtcttGAAATTCAACTTTTCTGTTGAGTGTTAAAGTCACTGTTCATTCAGGCCTTGTGTTCAACAGCTACTTTATGttacagcttttattttacAGCCATATATTTACAGATTTCTGTGACTCATCAGTCATCTCACTGTTATTcactaaaaaattaaaaaccagTTATAACCAAACTGTATCTCACACAAAGTAGAAAATCCTGTCAGCGTGGTTTCTATTGTTAACGTCTGTTAACCTTTTAATGTCCAGTAAATCAATGACACGTACTGTATCCTGTAGACATGACCAACAT
This region includes:
- the LOC144462561 gene encoding mitochondrial import receptor subunit TOM20 homolog, producing MLSFQFRSTSDCSSDGRRKQKAAKERAGLAKWSLCAITPGSDSIMETCQLEEKAEGSQREGRPGKGDYEKGVDHLTNAIAVCGQPQQLLQVLQQTLPPPVFQMLLTKLPSISQRIVSAQSLSEDDIE